A single region of the Lates calcarifer isolate ASB-BC8 linkage group LG16_LG22, TLL_Latcal_v3, whole genome shotgun sequence genome encodes:
- the xpo1b gene encoding exportin-1 isoform X1 yields the protein MPAVMTMLADHAAQQLLDFNQKLDINLLDNVVNCLYHGVGPQQRMAQEVLTHLKEHPDAWTRVDTILEFSQNMNTKYYALQILETVIKTRWKILPRNQCEGIKKYVVGLIIKTSSDASNVEKEKVYIGKLNMILVQILKQEWPKHWPTFISDIVGASRTSESLCQNNMVILKLLSEEVFDFSSGQMTQVKAKHLKDSMCNEFSQIFQLCQFVMENSQNAPLVHATLETLLRFLNWIPLGYIFETKLISTLVYKFLNVPMFRNVTLKCLTEIAGVSVSQYEEQFVTLFTLTMCQLKQMLPLNTNIRLAYANGKDDEQNFIQNLSLFLCTFLKEHGQLIEKRLNLRETLMEALHYMLLVSEVEETEIFKICLEYWNHLAAELYRESPFSTSTSPLLSGNQHFDVPPRRQLYLPVLSKVRLLMVSRMAKPEEVLVVENDQGEVVREFMKDTDSINLYKNMRETLVYLTHLDYADTERIMTEKLHNQVNGTEWSWKNLNTLCWAIGSISGAMHEEDEKRFLVTVIKDLLGLCEQKRGKDNKAIIASNIMYIVGQYPRFLRAHWKFLKTVVNKLFEFMHETHDGVQDMACDTFIKIAQKCRRHFIQVQVGEVMPFIDEILNNINTIICDLQPQQVHTFYEAVGYMIGAQTDQAVQEHLIEKYMLLPNQVWDSIIQQATKNVDILKDPETVKQLGSILKTNVRACKAVGHPFVIQLGRIYLDMLNVYKCLSENISAAIQTNGKGGEMVTKQPLIRSMRTVKRETLKLISGWVSRSNDPQMVGENFVPPLLDAVLIDYQRNVPAAREPEVLSTMATIVNKLGGHITSEIPQIFDAVFECTLNMINKNFEEYPEHRTHFFYLLQAVNSHCFPAFLAIPPAQFKLVLDSIIWAFKHTMRNVADTGLQILYTMLQNVAQEETAAQSFYQTYFCDILQHIFSVVTDTSHTAGLTMHASILAYMFNLVEEGKITTGLNPASPTNNQVFIQEYVANLLKTAFPHLQDAQVKVFVTGLFSLNQDIPAFKEHLRDFLVQIKEFAGEDTSDLFLEEREASLRQAQEEKHKIQMSVPGILNPHEIPEEMCD from the exons TACTATGCTCTTCAGATTCTGGAAACGGTTATCAAAACAAGATGGAAGATTCTTCCCAGGAATCAGTGTGAAG GTATAAAAAAGTATGTTGTTGGTCTCATTATCAAGACTTCATCAGACGCATCAAATGTGGAG aaAGAAAAGGTGTACATTGGGAAGCTGAACATGATCCTTGTTCAG ATCCTGAAGCAGGAGTGGCCCAAACACTGGCCCACCTTCATCAGTGACATTGTGGGGGCAAGTCGCACCAGTGAGAGCCTTTGTCAGAACAACATGGTCATTCTGAAGCTGCTCAGCGAAGAGGTCTTTGACTTCTCCAGCGGCCAGATGACCCAGGTCAAGGCCAAGCACCTAAAAGACAG CATGTGCAACGAATTCTCCCAGATATTCCAGCTTTGCCAGTTTGTTATG GAAAATTCCCAGAATGCCCCTCTGGTTCACGCCACTCTGGAGACCCTCCTACGTTTTCTCAACTGGATTCCTCTTGGCTACATCTTCGAAACCAAACTGATCAGCACATTGGTGTATAAg ttCTTGAACGTGCCCATGTTCCGCAATGTGACACTGAAGTGCCTGACAGAGATCGCTGGTGTCAGTGTCAGCCAGTATGAGGAGCAGTTTGTCACACTCTTCACACTGACCATGTGTCAGCTCAAACAG ATGCTGCCTCTGAACACCAACATTCGGCTGGCCTACGCCAACGGGAAAGATGACGAGCAGAACTTCATCCAGAATCTTAGTCTGTTCCTTTGTACTTTCCTGAAGGAGCACGGGCAGCTCATTGAGAAACGGCTCAACCTCAGAGAAACATTAATGGAA GCCCTTCACTACATGCTGCTGGTGTCAGAGGTGGAAGAGACTGAGATCTTTAAAATTTGCTTGGAGTATTGGAACCACTTGGCTGCTGAGCTCTACAGAGAGAGTCCCTTCTCAACATCCACATCCCCTCTGCTCTCTGGCAACCAGCACTTTGACGTGCCTCCGCGCAGACAGCTCTATCTGCCTGTGCTCTCCAAG GTGCGTCTGCTGATGGTTAGTAGGATGGCCAAGCCAGAGGAGGTACTGGTGGTGGAAAATGACCAGGGGGAGGTGGTCAGAGAGTTTATGAAGGACACAGATTCCATCAACCTCTACAAGAACATGAGGGAAACCCTTG TGTATCTCACTCACTTGGACTACGCAGACACAGAACGCATAATGACAGAGAAGCTTCACAACCAGGTGAATGGAACTGAATGGTCCTGGAAGAACCTTAATACATTGTGCTGGGCCATTGGATCTATCAGTGGGGCAATGCATGAGGAGGACGAGAAGAGGTTCCTGGTCACTGTCATCAAG GATCTGCTGGGTCTGTGTGagcagaagagaggaaaggacaACAAGGCCATCATAGCCTCCAACATCATGTATATCGTTGGCCAGTATCCACGCTTTCTCAGAGCCCACTGGAAGTTCCTCAAAACTGTGGTCAACAAGCTCTTTGAGTTCATGCATG AGACCCATGATGGAGTTCAGGATATGGCCTGTGACACATTCATCAAAATTGCCCAGAAGTGCCGGCGCCACTTTATCCAGGTGCAGGTGGGAGAAGTGATGCCCTTCATCGACGAGATCCTCAACAACATTAACACCATCATCTGTGACCTCCAACCACAACAG GTTCACACATTTTATGAGGCAGTAGGTTATATGATTGGGGCCCAGACAGATCAGGCTGTTCAGGAGCACCTCATAGAGAAATATATGCTGCTGCCTAATCAAGTGTGGGACAGCATCATCCAGCAGGCCACTAAG AACGTGGACATTTTGAAAGACCCAGAGACTGTGAAGCAGCTGGGCAGCATCCTGAAGACCAACGTCAGAGCCTGCAAGGCCGTGGGACACCCATTTGTCATCCAGCTGGGACGGATTTACCTTGACATGCTCAACGTCTACAAGTGCCTCAGTGAGAACATCTCTGCCGCCATTCAGACAAATGGTaagggag GTGAGATGGTGACAAAACAACCCTTGATCCGAAGTATGAGGACAGTGAAACGAGAGACGCTGAAACTGATCTCAGGCTGGGTCAGCCGATCAAACGACCCACAGATG GTTGGGGAGAACTTTGTTCCACCGCTACTGGACGCCGTCCTCATCGACTACCAGCGCAACGTCCCCGCTGCCCGAGAACCCGAGGTCCTCAGCACCATGGCAACCATTGTCAACAAGCTTGGGGGACACATCACCAGCGAGATACCCCAGATCTTTGATGCAGTCTTTGAGTGCACCCTAAACATGATCAACAAG AACTTTGAGGAGTATCCAGAGCACAGGACCCACTTCTTCTACTTGCTCCAAGCTGTAAACTCTCACTGCTTCCCTGCATTCCTCGCCATCCCCCCAGCCCAGTTTAAACTGGTGCTGGACTCCATCATCTGGGCCTTCAAACACACCATGAGGAACGTGGCTGACACTG GTCTGCAGATTCTCTACACGATGCTGCAAAACGTGGCGCAGGAGGAAACGGCCGCTCAGAGTTTCTACCAGACGTATTTCTGTGATATACTGCAACACATCTTCTCTGTGGTCACAGACACATCGCACACTGCCG GCCTGACCATGCACGCGTCCATCCTGGCCTACATGTTCAACCTGGTGGAAGAGGGGAAGATCACCACGGGCCTGAACCCTGCCAGCCCCACCAACAACCAGGTGTTCATCCAGGAGTATGTGGCCAACCTGCTCAAGACCGCCTTCCCTCATCTACAAGA TGCTCAGGTGAAGGTGTTTGTGACTGGGCTGTTCAGCTTAAACCAGGACATTCCCGCCTTCAAGGAGCACCTTAGGGACTTCCTCGTCCAGATAAAG GAGTTTGCAGGTGAGGACACCTCAGACCTGTTCCTCGAGGAGAGGGAGGCATCACTCCGTCAGGCCCAGGAGGAGAAACATAAGATCCAGATGTCGGTCCCAGGCATCCTCAACCCTCACGAGATCCCTGAGGAGATGTGTGACTGA
- the xpo1b gene encoding exportin-1 isoform X4, whose amino-acid sequence MILVQILKQEWPKHWPTFISDIVGASRTSESLCQNNMVILKLLSEEVFDFSSGQMTQVKAKHLKDSMCNEFSQIFQLCQFVMENSQNAPLVHATLETLLRFLNWIPLGYIFETKLISTLVYKFLNVPMFRNVTLKCLTEIAGVSVSQYEEQFVTLFTLTMCQLKQMLPLNTNIRLAYANGKDDEQNFIQNLSLFLCTFLKEHGQLIEKRLNLRETLMEALHYMLLVSEVEETEIFKICLEYWNHLAAELYRESPFSTSTSPLLSGNQHFDVPPRRQLYLPVLSKVRLLMVSRMAKPEEVLVVENDQGEVVREFMKDTDSINLYKNMRETLVYLTHLDYADTERIMTEKLHNQVNGTEWSWKNLNTLCWAIGSISGAMHEEDEKRFLVTVIKDLLGLCEQKRGKDNKAIIASNIMYIVGQYPRFLRAHWKFLKTVVNKLFEFMHETHDGVQDMACDTFIKIAQKCRRHFIQVQVGEVMPFIDEILNNINTIICDLQPQQVHTFYEAVGYMIGAQTDQAVQEHLIEKYMLLPNQVWDSIIQQATKNVDILKDPETVKQLGSILKTNVRACKAVGHPFVIQLGRIYLDMLNVYKCLSENISAAIQTNGKGGEMVTKQPLIRSMRTVKRETLKLISGWVSRSNDPQMVGENFVPPLLDAVLIDYQRNVPAAREPEVLSTMATIVNKLGGHITSEIPQIFDAVFECTLNMINKNFEEYPEHRTHFFYLLQAVNSHCFPAFLAIPPAQFKLVLDSIIWAFKHTMRNVADTGLQILYTMLQNVAQEETAAQSFYQTYFCDILQHIFSVVTDTSHTAGLTMHASILAYMFNLVEEGKITTGLNPASPTNNQVFIQEYVANLLKTAFPHLQDAQVKVFVTGLFSLNQDIPAFKEHLRDFLVQIKEFAGEDTSDLFLEEREASLRQAQEEKHKIQMSVPGILNPHEIPEEMCD is encoded by the exons ATGATCCTTGTTCAG ATCCTGAAGCAGGAGTGGCCCAAACACTGGCCCACCTTCATCAGTGACATTGTGGGGGCAAGTCGCACCAGTGAGAGCCTTTGTCAGAACAACATGGTCATTCTGAAGCTGCTCAGCGAAGAGGTCTTTGACTTCTCCAGCGGCCAGATGACCCAGGTCAAGGCCAAGCACCTAAAAGACAG CATGTGCAACGAATTCTCCCAGATATTCCAGCTTTGCCAGTTTGTTATG GAAAATTCCCAGAATGCCCCTCTGGTTCACGCCACTCTGGAGACCCTCCTACGTTTTCTCAACTGGATTCCTCTTGGCTACATCTTCGAAACCAAACTGATCAGCACATTGGTGTATAAg ttCTTGAACGTGCCCATGTTCCGCAATGTGACACTGAAGTGCCTGACAGAGATCGCTGGTGTCAGTGTCAGCCAGTATGAGGAGCAGTTTGTCACACTCTTCACACTGACCATGTGTCAGCTCAAACAG ATGCTGCCTCTGAACACCAACATTCGGCTGGCCTACGCCAACGGGAAAGATGACGAGCAGAACTTCATCCAGAATCTTAGTCTGTTCCTTTGTACTTTCCTGAAGGAGCACGGGCAGCTCATTGAGAAACGGCTCAACCTCAGAGAAACATTAATGGAA GCCCTTCACTACATGCTGCTGGTGTCAGAGGTGGAAGAGACTGAGATCTTTAAAATTTGCTTGGAGTATTGGAACCACTTGGCTGCTGAGCTCTACAGAGAGAGTCCCTTCTCAACATCCACATCCCCTCTGCTCTCTGGCAACCAGCACTTTGACGTGCCTCCGCGCAGACAGCTCTATCTGCCTGTGCTCTCCAAG GTGCGTCTGCTGATGGTTAGTAGGATGGCCAAGCCAGAGGAGGTACTGGTGGTGGAAAATGACCAGGGGGAGGTGGTCAGAGAGTTTATGAAGGACACAGATTCCATCAACCTCTACAAGAACATGAGGGAAACCCTTG TGTATCTCACTCACTTGGACTACGCAGACACAGAACGCATAATGACAGAGAAGCTTCACAACCAGGTGAATGGAACTGAATGGTCCTGGAAGAACCTTAATACATTGTGCTGGGCCATTGGATCTATCAGTGGGGCAATGCATGAGGAGGACGAGAAGAGGTTCCTGGTCACTGTCATCAAG GATCTGCTGGGTCTGTGTGagcagaagagaggaaaggacaACAAGGCCATCATAGCCTCCAACATCATGTATATCGTTGGCCAGTATCCACGCTTTCTCAGAGCCCACTGGAAGTTCCTCAAAACTGTGGTCAACAAGCTCTTTGAGTTCATGCATG AGACCCATGATGGAGTTCAGGATATGGCCTGTGACACATTCATCAAAATTGCCCAGAAGTGCCGGCGCCACTTTATCCAGGTGCAGGTGGGAGAAGTGATGCCCTTCATCGACGAGATCCTCAACAACATTAACACCATCATCTGTGACCTCCAACCACAACAG GTTCACACATTTTATGAGGCAGTAGGTTATATGATTGGGGCCCAGACAGATCAGGCTGTTCAGGAGCACCTCATAGAGAAATATATGCTGCTGCCTAATCAAGTGTGGGACAGCATCATCCAGCAGGCCACTAAG AACGTGGACATTTTGAAAGACCCAGAGACTGTGAAGCAGCTGGGCAGCATCCTGAAGACCAACGTCAGAGCCTGCAAGGCCGTGGGACACCCATTTGTCATCCAGCTGGGACGGATTTACCTTGACATGCTCAACGTCTACAAGTGCCTCAGTGAGAACATCTCTGCCGCCATTCAGACAAATGGTaagggag GTGAGATGGTGACAAAACAACCCTTGATCCGAAGTATGAGGACAGTGAAACGAGAGACGCTGAAACTGATCTCAGGCTGGGTCAGCCGATCAAACGACCCACAGATG GTTGGGGAGAACTTTGTTCCACCGCTACTGGACGCCGTCCTCATCGACTACCAGCGCAACGTCCCCGCTGCCCGAGAACCCGAGGTCCTCAGCACCATGGCAACCATTGTCAACAAGCTTGGGGGACACATCACCAGCGAGATACCCCAGATCTTTGATGCAGTCTTTGAGTGCACCCTAAACATGATCAACAAG AACTTTGAGGAGTATCCAGAGCACAGGACCCACTTCTTCTACTTGCTCCAAGCTGTAAACTCTCACTGCTTCCCTGCATTCCTCGCCATCCCCCCAGCCCAGTTTAAACTGGTGCTGGACTCCATCATCTGGGCCTTCAAACACACCATGAGGAACGTGGCTGACACTG GTCTGCAGATTCTCTACACGATGCTGCAAAACGTGGCGCAGGAGGAAACGGCCGCTCAGAGTTTCTACCAGACGTATTTCTGTGATATACTGCAACACATCTTCTCTGTGGTCACAGACACATCGCACACTGCCG GCCTGACCATGCACGCGTCCATCCTGGCCTACATGTTCAACCTGGTGGAAGAGGGGAAGATCACCACGGGCCTGAACCCTGCCAGCCCCACCAACAACCAGGTGTTCATCCAGGAGTATGTGGCCAACCTGCTCAAGACCGCCTTCCCTCATCTACAAGA TGCTCAGGTGAAGGTGTTTGTGACTGGGCTGTTCAGCTTAAACCAGGACATTCCCGCCTTCAAGGAGCACCTTAGGGACTTCCTCGTCCAGATAAAG GAGTTTGCAGGTGAGGACACCTCAGACCTGTTCCTCGAGGAGAGGGAGGCATCACTCCGTCAGGCCCAGGAGGAGAAACATAAGATCCAGATGTCGGTCCCAGGCATCCTCAACCCTCACGAGATCCCTGAGGAGATGTGTGACTGA
- the xpo1b gene encoding exportin-1 isoform X3, producing MLFRFWKRLSKQDGRFFPGISVKMPEFCSSGKPSAGRPASIKKYVVGLIIKTSSDASNVEKEKVYIGKLNMILVQILKQEWPKHWPTFISDIVGASRTSESLCQNNMVILKLLSEEVFDFSSGQMTQVKAKHLKDSMCNEFSQIFQLCQFVMENSQNAPLVHATLETLLRFLNWIPLGYIFETKLISTLVYKFLNVPMFRNVTLKCLTEIAGVSVSQYEEQFVTLFTLTMCQLKQMLPLNTNIRLAYANGKDDEQNFIQNLSLFLCTFLKEHGQLIEKRLNLRETLMEALHYMLLVSEVEETEIFKICLEYWNHLAAELYRESPFSTSTSPLLSGNQHFDVPPRRQLYLPVLSKVRLLMVSRMAKPEEVLVVENDQGEVVREFMKDTDSINLYKNMRETLVYLTHLDYADTERIMTEKLHNQVNGTEWSWKNLNTLCWAIGSISGAMHEEDEKRFLVTVIKDLLGLCEQKRGKDNKAIIASNIMYIVGQYPRFLRAHWKFLKTVVNKLFEFMHETHDGVQDMACDTFIKIAQKCRRHFIQVQVGEVMPFIDEILNNINTIICDLQPQQVHTFYEAVGYMIGAQTDQAVQEHLIEKYMLLPNQVWDSIIQQATKNVDILKDPETVKQLGSILKTNVRACKAVGHPFVIQLGRIYLDMLNVYKCLSENISAAIQTNGKGGEMVTKQPLIRSMRTVKRETLKLISGWVSRSNDPQMVGENFVPPLLDAVLIDYQRNVPAAREPEVLSTMATIVNKLGGHITSEIPQIFDAVFECTLNMINKNFEEYPEHRTHFFYLLQAVNSHCFPAFLAIPPAQFKLVLDSIIWAFKHTMRNVADTGLQILYTMLQNVAQEETAAQSFYQTYFCDILQHIFSVVTDTSHTAGLTMHASILAYMFNLVEEGKITTGLNPASPTNNQVFIQEYVANLLKTAFPHLQDAQVKVFVTGLFSLNQDIPAFKEHLRDFLVQIKEFAGEDTSDLFLEEREASLRQAQEEKHKIQMSVPGILNPHEIPEEMCD from the exons ATGCTCTTCAGATTCTGGAAACGGTTATCAAAACAAGATGGAAGATTCTTCCCAGGAATCAGTGTGAAG ATGCCTGAATTTTGTTCAAGTGGCAAACCCAGTGCAGGGCGACCGGCAA GTATAAAAAAGTATGTTGTTGGTCTCATTATCAAGACTTCATCAGACGCATCAAATGTGGAG aaAGAAAAGGTGTACATTGGGAAGCTGAACATGATCCTTGTTCAG ATCCTGAAGCAGGAGTGGCCCAAACACTGGCCCACCTTCATCAGTGACATTGTGGGGGCAAGTCGCACCAGTGAGAGCCTTTGTCAGAACAACATGGTCATTCTGAAGCTGCTCAGCGAAGAGGTCTTTGACTTCTCCAGCGGCCAGATGACCCAGGTCAAGGCCAAGCACCTAAAAGACAG CATGTGCAACGAATTCTCCCAGATATTCCAGCTTTGCCAGTTTGTTATG GAAAATTCCCAGAATGCCCCTCTGGTTCACGCCACTCTGGAGACCCTCCTACGTTTTCTCAACTGGATTCCTCTTGGCTACATCTTCGAAACCAAACTGATCAGCACATTGGTGTATAAg ttCTTGAACGTGCCCATGTTCCGCAATGTGACACTGAAGTGCCTGACAGAGATCGCTGGTGTCAGTGTCAGCCAGTATGAGGAGCAGTTTGTCACACTCTTCACACTGACCATGTGTCAGCTCAAACAG ATGCTGCCTCTGAACACCAACATTCGGCTGGCCTACGCCAACGGGAAAGATGACGAGCAGAACTTCATCCAGAATCTTAGTCTGTTCCTTTGTACTTTCCTGAAGGAGCACGGGCAGCTCATTGAGAAACGGCTCAACCTCAGAGAAACATTAATGGAA GCCCTTCACTACATGCTGCTGGTGTCAGAGGTGGAAGAGACTGAGATCTTTAAAATTTGCTTGGAGTATTGGAACCACTTGGCTGCTGAGCTCTACAGAGAGAGTCCCTTCTCAACATCCACATCCCCTCTGCTCTCTGGCAACCAGCACTTTGACGTGCCTCCGCGCAGACAGCTCTATCTGCCTGTGCTCTCCAAG GTGCGTCTGCTGATGGTTAGTAGGATGGCCAAGCCAGAGGAGGTACTGGTGGTGGAAAATGACCAGGGGGAGGTGGTCAGAGAGTTTATGAAGGACACAGATTCCATCAACCTCTACAAGAACATGAGGGAAACCCTTG TGTATCTCACTCACTTGGACTACGCAGACACAGAACGCATAATGACAGAGAAGCTTCACAACCAGGTGAATGGAACTGAATGGTCCTGGAAGAACCTTAATACATTGTGCTGGGCCATTGGATCTATCAGTGGGGCAATGCATGAGGAGGACGAGAAGAGGTTCCTGGTCACTGTCATCAAG GATCTGCTGGGTCTGTGTGagcagaagagaggaaaggacaACAAGGCCATCATAGCCTCCAACATCATGTATATCGTTGGCCAGTATCCACGCTTTCTCAGAGCCCACTGGAAGTTCCTCAAAACTGTGGTCAACAAGCTCTTTGAGTTCATGCATG AGACCCATGATGGAGTTCAGGATATGGCCTGTGACACATTCATCAAAATTGCCCAGAAGTGCCGGCGCCACTTTATCCAGGTGCAGGTGGGAGAAGTGATGCCCTTCATCGACGAGATCCTCAACAACATTAACACCATCATCTGTGACCTCCAACCACAACAG GTTCACACATTTTATGAGGCAGTAGGTTATATGATTGGGGCCCAGACAGATCAGGCTGTTCAGGAGCACCTCATAGAGAAATATATGCTGCTGCCTAATCAAGTGTGGGACAGCATCATCCAGCAGGCCACTAAG AACGTGGACATTTTGAAAGACCCAGAGACTGTGAAGCAGCTGGGCAGCATCCTGAAGACCAACGTCAGAGCCTGCAAGGCCGTGGGACACCCATTTGTCATCCAGCTGGGACGGATTTACCTTGACATGCTCAACGTCTACAAGTGCCTCAGTGAGAACATCTCTGCCGCCATTCAGACAAATGGTaagggag GTGAGATGGTGACAAAACAACCCTTGATCCGAAGTATGAGGACAGTGAAACGAGAGACGCTGAAACTGATCTCAGGCTGGGTCAGCCGATCAAACGACCCACAGATG GTTGGGGAGAACTTTGTTCCACCGCTACTGGACGCCGTCCTCATCGACTACCAGCGCAACGTCCCCGCTGCCCGAGAACCCGAGGTCCTCAGCACCATGGCAACCATTGTCAACAAGCTTGGGGGACACATCACCAGCGAGATACCCCAGATCTTTGATGCAGTCTTTGAGTGCACCCTAAACATGATCAACAAG AACTTTGAGGAGTATCCAGAGCACAGGACCCACTTCTTCTACTTGCTCCAAGCTGTAAACTCTCACTGCTTCCCTGCATTCCTCGCCATCCCCCCAGCCCAGTTTAAACTGGTGCTGGACTCCATCATCTGGGCCTTCAAACACACCATGAGGAACGTGGCTGACACTG GTCTGCAGATTCTCTACACGATGCTGCAAAACGTGGCGCAGGAGGAAACGGCCGCTCAGAGTTTCTACCAGACGTATTTCTGTGATATACTGCAACACATCTTCTCTGTGGTCACAGACACATCGCACACTGCCG GCCTGACCATGCACGCGTCCATCCTGGCCTACATGTTCAACCTGGTGGAAGAGGGGAAGATCACCACGGGCCTGAACCCTGCCAGCCCCACCAACAACCAGGTGTTCATCCAGGAGTATGTGGCCAACCTGCTCAAGACCGCCTTCCCTCATCTACAAGA TGCTCAGGTGAAGGTGTTTGTGACTGGGCTGTTCAGCTTAAACCAGGACATTCCCGCCTTCAAGGAGCACCTTAGGGACTTCCTCGTCCAGATAAAG GAGTTTGCAGGTGAGGACACCTCAGACCTGTTCCTCGAGGAGAGGGAGGCATCACTCCGTCAGGCCCAGGAGGAGAAACATAAGATCCAGATGTCGGTCCCAGGCATCCTCAACCCTCACGAGATCCCTGAGGAGATGTGTGACTGA